Proteins from one Mycobacterium sp. EPa45 genomic window:
- the bphC gene encoding biphenyl-2,3-diol 1,2-dioxygenase codes for MSLIKGLGYVTVAAADIGRWRHFAFDVLGFAEGKGPDDTALYLRMDERAARIVVVPGDVDKIRTVGWEVRDHADLERVKAALDTAGIPFKQLSLDEADARRVEEVIAFDDPAGTSLEVFHGAVLDHSPVVTPFGARFVTGAQGLGHVVLPALDVNGLFDFYTEVLGFVSRGAFRVPVPPEFGPLRVRFMGVNQRHHSLAICPAQTLRDPGLIHLMVEVDSLDAVGQALDRVNAHGYPLSSTLGRHTNDKMVSFYVRAPGDWDIEFGTAGMLVDESDYTAEEITADSYWGHQWVSDLPAAMRP; via the coding sequence ATGAGTCTGATCAAAGGTCTGGGCTATGTCACCGTCGCGGCCGCCGATATCGGTCGCTGGCGCCACTTCGCCTTCGACGTACTTGGTTTCGCCGAGGGGAAGGGTCCCGACGACACCGCTCTGTACCTTCGCATGGACGAACGCGCCGCCCGGATCGTCGTCGTCCCGGGCGACGTGGACAAAATCCGCACGGTCGGATGGGAGGTACGCGACCACGCCGACCTCGAGCGGGTGAAGGCCGCACTCGACACTGCCGGTATCCCGTTCAAGCAGCTGTCCCTCGATGAGGCAGACGCCAGACGGGTGGAGGAGGTCATCGCATTCGACGATCCGGCGGGCACGTCATTGGAGGTGTTCCACGGGGCGGTACTCGACCATTCCCCCGTCGTCACACCGTTCGGTGCTCGGTTCGTCACCGGCGCCCAGGGACTCGGACACGTCGTCCTGCCCGCGCTGGACGTGAACGGGCTCTTCGACTTCTACACCGAGGTACTCGGTTTCGTGTCGCGCGGTGCGTTCCGGGTGCCGGTACCGCCCGAATTCGGTCCGCTGCGTGTGCGGTTCATGGGCGTCAATCAGCGTCATCACAGTCTCGCGATCTGCCCGGCGCAGACACTGCGCGATCCGGGTCTCATCCACCTCATGGTCGAGGTCGATTCCCTCGACGCCGTCGGGCAGGCACTTGATCGCGTCAACGCGCACGGGTATCCGCTGTCGTCGACACTGGGCCGGCACACGAACGACAAAATGGTGTCGTTTTATGTACGCGCGCCGGGTGATTGGGATATTGAATTCGGAACTGCGGGCATGCTGGTCGACGAAAGCGACTACACCGCAGAAGAGATAACCGCCGACAGTTATTGGGGGCACCAGTGGGTATCGGATCTTCCGGCGGCGATGCGGCCATGA
- a CDS encoding Dabb family protein, producing MTRLLDVVESERERVLDGLRKAADAAQPLRWLVQPTLPGSRNGGDILVHMRFSDEKTGAETEFDITLDHPAITRVNGATYRGTSRRRGNGTVYRTLLLRVPPDVPADDVLSFEQELAMMPRYVPTIQAWQLSRVVQAVGTTQWTHVFEQEFTDVDGLIGPYLMHPVHWAVVDRWFDPETTDMIVRDRVCHSFCDTRTPVL from the coding sequence GTGACCAGATTGCTCGACGTCGTGGAGTCCGAACGGGAGCGGGTTCTGGACGGGCTGCGGAAGGCGGCCGACGCCGCGCAACCATTGCGGTGGTTGGTTCAACCGACGTTGCCAGGGTCCCGCAACGGCGGTGACATCCTGGTGCACATGCGGTTCTCAGACGAGAAGACCGGAGCCGAAACCGAATTCGACATAACACTGGATCACCCCGCGATCACGCGCGTCAATGGTGCCACCTACCGCGGAACATCGCGGCGTCGCGGCAACGGCACGGTGTACCGGACGCTGCTGTTGCGCGTGCCGCCGGACGTACCCGCTGACGACGTCTTGTCATTCGAGCAGGAACTGGCGATGATGCCGCGCTATGTACCGACGATCCAGGCCTGGCAGCTGAGCCGAGTCGTGCAAGCAGTCGGTACGACCCAGTGGACCCATGTGTTCGAGCAGGAATTCACCGATGTCGACGGTTTGATCGGCCCGTACCTGATGCACCCCGTCCACTGGGCTGTGGTCGACCGCTGGTTCGATCCGGAGACGACCGACATGATCGTCCGAGATCGGGTGTGTCACAGCTTTTGCGACACGAGGACACCGGTCCTCTAG
- a CDS encoding SDR family NAD(P)-dependent oxidoreductase, with protein MTQLLAGRTALVTGSSRGIGRAIAQRLAAEGATVAVTARAFEPSPSVRAGVSAALPGTIEETIALIQQSGGEAFGLAADLDDPAARDGLVDAVVQRTGRIDVVVNNAGYADYSVVEKMSIETFDRTVEHYLRTPFVLTKAAVPHMRRQGAGWIVNVGSVTGVAPVRPYRDYNMTAGDVIYASCKAALHRFTQGVAAELLDANIAVNCVGPSSAVRTPGAASLIPDDFPTEPVEYLAETVLAMCHLPAEQRTGLVAFSLHYPWSQNLPVHSLDGITVLPALEPPAMANPNIRPAGL; from the coding sequence ATGACTCAACTCCTGGCCGGGAGAACGGCATTGGTGACGGGAAGCAGTCGCGGGATCGGCCGGGCGATCGCGCAGCGGTTGGCCGCGGAAGGCGCAACTGTCGCCGTCACCGCCCGCGCTTTCGAGCCTTCGCCGTCGGTGCGCGCGGGGGTCAGCGCGGCGTTGCCCGGCACCATCGAGGAAACGATCGCGCTCATTCAACAATCGGGCGGCGAGGCTTTCGGACTCGCAGCTGACCTCGACGATCCGGCTGCGCGAGACGGCCTGGTGGACGCCGTGGTGCAACGCACCGGTCGGATCGACGTCGTGGTCAACAATGCCGGCTACGCGGACTATTCGGTTGTCGAGAAGATGTCCATCGAGACATTCGATCGAACCGTCGAGCACTATTTGAGAACCCCCTTCGTGTTGACGAAAGCTGCAGTGCCGCATATGCGGCGGCAGGGTGCCGGCTGGATCGTGAACGTCGGCTCAGTCACCGGTGTTGCACCGGTTCGTCCCTATCGCGACTACAACATGACCGCGGGCGACGTGATCTATGCGTCATGTAAGGCTGCGCTGCACCGCTTCACTCAAGGTGTCGCCGCCGAACTGCTCGACGCCAACATCGCGGTCAATTGTGTCGGACCGTCGTCGGCGGTGCGCACTCCCGGCGCTGCGTCACTCATACCGGACGATTTCCCAACCGAGCCAGTGGAATACCTGGCCGAGACGGTCTTGGCCATGTGTCATCTGCCGGCCGAACAACGAACGGGTCTGGTGGCGTTCAGCTTGCACTACCCGTGGTCACAGAATCTGCCGGTGCATTCGCTGGACGGGATCACCGTGTTGCCGGCCCTCGAGCCGCCGGCGATGGCGAACCCGAATATCCGCCCTGCGGGACTCTAG
- a CDS encoding FAD-dependent oxidoreductase, with the protein MTPTEDDVTGVPASSIESWDHEADVVIVGYGIAGAAAAVEAARGGADVLVLERTGSWGGAAAMAGGFIYLGGGTPIQKACGFDDSPQNMAAFLNVAMGPGADEARIADYCEGSLDHFDWLTDCGVPFKPEFWGEPGWEPPGDQGLMFTGGENAYPFNTIAEPAPRGHIPQMAGKVAGEKSGGFMLMKPLVETATSLGVRAVYDVRARALIVESDGRVAGVLARQYGETVRVRARRGVMLAAGSFAYSESMVKQFAPAIAGRPAASIEQHDGRAIRMAQALGADLAHMDATEVAFLIDPQQTVRGVLVNGLGQRYVPEDMYSGRIGQLTLYRQEDTAYLIIDSDAQDDAMAATSATPFLKRPATWVCETIAELEAEIGLPVGSLQTTISTYNDAAARGEDPLLHKKPEWIKPVGTPVGAIDLRASCGGFTLGGLMTSLDGEVLHVSGNPIPGLFAAGRCTAGLAAWGYASGVSLGDGSFYGRRAGRAAAKA; encoded by the coding sequence ATGACACCGACCGAGGATGACGTCACCGGAGTCCCGGCGTCGTCGATCGAGAGTTGGGACCACGAGGCCGACGTGGTCATCGTCGGCTACGGCATCGCGGGTGCCGCGGCTGCGGTCGAAGCGGCGCGCGGGGGTGCCGATGTCCTGGTGCTCGAACGCACCGGGTCGTGGGGTGGTGCCGCGGCGATGGCAGGCGGTTTCATCTACCTCGGGGGCGGCACACCGATCCAGAAAGCCTGCGGCTTCGACGATTCGCCGCAAAACATGGCGGCGTTCCTCAATGTGGCGATGGGGCCGGGCGCCGATGAGGCCCGTATCGCGGATTACTGCGAGGGCAGTCTTGACCACTTCGACTGGCTCACCGATTGCGGCGTGCCGTTCAAACCGGAATTCTGGGGCGAGCCGGGCTGGGAGCCACCCGGCGACCAGGGCCTGATGTTCACCGGCGGGGAGAACGCCTACCCGTTCAACACGATCGCCGAACCCGCTCCGCGCGGGCACATCCCGCAGATGGCCGGGAAAGTCGCCGGTGAGAAGAGCGGTGGTTTCATGTTGATGAAGCCGCTGGTCGAGACCGCGACGTCGCTCGGTGTGAGAGCCGTTTATGACGTCCGAGCGCGGGCGCTCATCGTCGAGTCCGACGGCCGGGTGGCGGGCGTGCTGGCGCGACAGTACGGCGAGACGGTGCGGGTGCGCGCCCGGCGCGGGGTCATGCTGGCCGCGGGCAGCTTCGCCTACAGCGAGTCGATGGTCAAGCAATTCGCCCCGGCAATCGCGGGGCGCCCCGCGGCGTCGATTGAACAACACGACGGTCGTGCCATCCGCATGGCACAGGCCCTCGGCGCAGACCTCGCACACATGGACGCCACCGAGGTGGCGTTCCTGATCGATCCGCAACAGACCGTGCGCGGTGTTCTCGTCAACGGCCTCGGCCAGCGATATGTCCCCGAGGACATGTACTCCGGCCGGATCGGTCAGCTGACGCTGTACCGGCAGGAGGACACCGCCTACCTGATCATCGACAGCGACGCTCAGGATGACGCGATGGCGGCGACCTCAGCCACCCCCTTTCTCAAAAGACCCGCGACATGGGTATGCGAAACAATCGCCGAGCTGGAGGCAGAGATCGGACTGCCCGTCGGCTCGCTGCAGACCACGATCAGCACCTACAACGACGCGGCCGCCCGCGGCGAGGATCCGTTGCTGCACAAGAAGCCGGAGTGGATCAAACCCGTCGGCACCCCGGTCGGTGCGATCGACCTGCGGGCCAGCTGCGGCGGGTTCACCCTCGGCGGCTTGATGACCTCATTGGACGGCGAAGTGCTCCACGTCAGCGGCAACCCGATCCCGGGGCTCTTCGCGGCGGGCCGCTGCACAGCAGGACTGGCGGCCTGGGGGTACGCCAGCGGCGTCTCGCTCGGCGACGGCAGCTTCTACGGCCGCCGAGCCGGTCGCGCTGCCGCAAAGGCCTGA
- a CDS encoding 2Fe-2S iron-sulfur cluster binding domain-containing protein produces the protein MTDLASGAGDFDDPDTATAHVDLYGIKHRVRWPRDATLVDTLIAAGLDVPYSCKEGHCGSCAATVVNGQVDMAVCDILQAEDLAEGVILSCQARPLTDDVHIEF, from the coding sequence ATGACCGACCTCGCAAGCGGCGCGGGCGATTTCGACGACCCTGATACCGCGACCGCTCATGTCGACCTCTACGGGATAAAGCACCGGGTGCGCTGGCCGCGAGACGCCACCCTGGTCGACACCCTGATCGCCGCCGGCCTCGACGTGCCGTACTCCTGTAAAGAGGGTCACTGCGGGTCGTGTGCGGCGACCGTGGTGAACGGACAGGTCGACATGGCCGTTTGCGACATCCTGCAGGCTGAGGACCTTGCCGAGGGCGTGATCCTCAGCTGTCAGGCCAGACCACTCACCGACGACGTCCACATCGAATTCTGA
- a CDS encoding NAD(P)/FAD-dependent oxidoreductase, which translates to MSIGRSAVALSAEVDTQTLREHLQQADPGVLVAVLTQMTGDPSVIDRYAAKIDHVPDPPERRGTTDPDTIYALADDIIAALGRSQPAGLADAADRELFIKLLPIALGADVDDEHVDLLLEQGGFRPSQPTLPRTAPIPSTTSMAIIGAGLAGIAVALAAAEEGVHFQIYDRNDEVGGTWLTTTYPGIGVDTPSAYYSLSREVNPNWSNYYPQGAEYQAYLVALADKHDLRRHIRFGTEVEALWWDEQRQQWQIHSCAADGTRSVDYASVVVTAAGYLNRPRFPDVKGRDTFGGISIHSAQWDPAVDLAGKKVAVIGAGCTAVQIVDACVDDVEHLTVFQRQPHWVAPRKRLSDEVPEHRRYLGRVLPFYAMWHRLKSYWGTADNNYPVILQDPEWARDHLSISPANDVLLQMCLDYIDRTFGAGTELARKVTPDFAPYGKRIIRDPGGYYAALTRDHVDVEASEPAEVNADGILTADGRQIDLDVIVYATGYHLDFLSTVDIRGRDGKTLAGEWGMSPRAYRGGTVPGFPNLFITSAPNYSPGHGAGANFSMEVLAHYIVECLQLMALRDARTIEVTQRAFDDYVAEIEAAMQRTVWCHTPNAHTYYRSGSGRVVVATPYRLVDLWHQHRAPIEDDFILQ; encoded by the coding sequence ATGAGCATTGGACGATCTGCCGTTGCGCTGAGCGCAGAAGTCGATACGCAGACGCTGCGCGAACACTTGCAGCAGGCCGACCCCGGCGTTCTGGTCGCCGTCTTGACGCAGATGACGGGTGACCCATCGGTGATCGACCGGTATGCCGCAAAGATCGACCACGTTCCCGACCCGCCGGAACGTCGAGGGACGACCGATCCGGACACGATTTACGCACTGGCTGACGACATCATCGCCGCACTCGGCAGATCCCAGCCCGCCGGGTTGGCCGACGCCGCCGATCGTGAACTGTTCATCAAGCTCCTGCCCATCGCATTGGGCGCCGACGTCGACGACGAACACGTCGACCTGCTTCTCGAGCAGGGTGGCTTTCGGCCCTCACAGCCGACACTGCCACGCACCGCCCCGATCCCGTCGACCACCTCGATGGCGATCATCGGCGCGGGCCTTGCCGGCATCGCAGTCGCTCTGGCCGCGGCGGAGGAAGGCGTGCACTTCCAAATCTATGACCGCAATGACGAAGTCGGTGGAACCTGGCTTACGACGACCTATCCGGGAATCGGCGTGGATACGCCCTCGGCCTACTACTCGCTGTCCCGGGAGGTGAACCCCAACTGGTCGAACTACTATCCGCAAGGCGCGGAGTACCAGGCGTACCTGGTGGCGTTGGCTGACAAACACGATCTTCGCCGTCACATCCGATTCGGCACCGAAGTGGAAGCGCTGTGGTGGGACGAGCAGCGCCAGCAGTGGCAGATCCATTCTTGCGCCGCCGACGGCACCCGGAGCGTCGACTATGCCAGCGTCGTCGTCACCGCGGCCGGCTACCTCAACCGGCCGCGCTTCCCGGATGTGAAGGGACGAGACACGTTCGGCGGCATCAGTATCCACTCGGCGCAGTGGGACCCGGCCGTGGATCTTGCCGGCAAGAAGGTGGCCGTGATCGGTGCGGGCTGCACTGCCGTGCAGATCGTGGACGCCTGTGTCGACGACGTCGAACATCTCACCGTCTTCCAACGCCAACCACACTGGGTGGCCCCGCGTAAGCGGCTCTCCGACGAGGTGCCCGAGCATCGTCGCTATCTGGGACGGGTGCTGCCCTTCTATGCGATGTGGCACCGGCTCAAGTCCTACTGGGGCACGGCCGACAACAACTATCCGGTCATTCTGCAAGACCCCGAGTGGGCGCGGGATCATCTGTCGATCTCACCGGCCAACGACGTGTTGCTGCAGATGTGTCTGGACTACATCGACCGCACTTTCGGTGCCGGAACGGAATTGGCGCGAAAGGTCACCCCGGATTTCGCGCCGTATGGCAAGCGCATCATCCGCGACCCGGGCGGCTATTACGCCGCGCTGACGCGCGACCATGTCGACGTCGAGGCCAGTGAACCCGCCGAGGTGAACGCCGACGGCATTCTCACCGCCGACGGCCGCCAGATCGACCTCGACGTCATCGTCTACGCCACCGGATATCACTTGGACTTCCTGTCGACTGTCGATATCCGCGGCCGCGATGGCAAGACCCTCGCGGGGGAGTGGGGGATGAGCCCGCGTGCGTACCGCGGTGGCACCGTACCGGGATTCCCCAACCTGTTCATCACCTCGGCGCCGAACTACAGCCCAGGCCATGGTGCTGGCGCCAATTTCTCGATGGAAGTGCTGGCGCACTACATCGTGGAATGCCTGCAACTCATGGCGTTGCGCGATGCGCGCACCATCGAGGTGACCCAGCGGGCGTTCGATGACTACGTCGCCGAGATCGAAGCGGCGATGCAGCGCACCGTATGGTGTCACACCCCGAACGCTCACACGTACTACCGATCAGGGTCCGGCAGGGTCGTCGTGGCCACCCCGTACCGGCTGGTCGACCTGTGGCACCAGCACCGGGCTCCCATCGAAGACGATTTCATCCTGCAATGA
- a CDS encoding acyl-CoA dehydrogenase family protein produces MTERVIDRVRRNAEQLRDQGVEAERIGKLTDETVKLMKSAGNIRLLQPKSHGGLEVHPREFAETVMATAALDPSAGWINGVVGVHPYQLAYADPRVAVEIWADDVDTWVASPYAPQGVATPVDGGYLFNGRWQFSSGTDHCDWIFLGAMLGDADGKPIMPPQMLHMILPRKDYEIVDDSWNVVGLRGTGSKDVIVKDAFVPAYRTMDATKVMDGTAQREAGMTDTLYLMPWSTMFPLGISAATIGIAEGALAAALDYQRERVNASGVAVKDDPYVMYAIGEAAADINAARQELLANADRIYDIVDSGHEVSFEDRAAGRRTQVRAVWRAVSAVDEIFARCGGNAARMDKPLQRYWRDVHVGQAHAIHVPGTIYHAAALSSLGVDPQGPLRAMI; encoded by the coding sequence ATGACCGAGCGGGTAATCGACCGGGTGCGGCGAAACGCCGAGCAGCTCCGCGATCAGGGCGTCGAGGCCGAGAGAATCGGCAAGCTCACCGACGAGACCGTCAAGCTGATGAAATCGGCGGGCAATATCCGGCTGCTGCAGCCGAAGTCGCACGGCGGCTTGGAAGTTCATCCACGTGAGTTCGCCGAGACCGTCATGGCCACCGCTGCGCTCGATCCGTCCGCCGGTTGGATCAACGGTGTGGTGGGTGTGCACCCCTATCAGCTGGCGTACGCCGATCCGAGGGTTGCCGTTGAGATCTGGGCTGACGACGTCGATACCTGGGTCGCCTCGCCTTACGCACCGCAGGGCGTGGCCACGCCGGTGGACGGCGGTTACCTCTTCAACGGCCGGTGGCAGTTCAGCTCCGGCACCGACCACTGTGACTGGATCTTCCTCGGCGCGATGCTCGGCGACGCCGACGGCAAGCCGATCATGCCGCCGCAGATGCTCCACATGATCCTGCCGCGCAAAGACTACGAGATCGTCGACGACTCATGGAATGTCGTGGGGCTGCGCGGTACCGGCTCCAAAGACGTCATCGTCAAGGACGCATTCGTGCCGGCCTACCGCACCATGGATGCGACGAAGGTGATGGACGGCACGGCTCAGCGCGAGGCGGGCATGACCGACACTCTCTACCTCATGCCATGGTCGACGATGTTCCCCCTCGGCATCAGTGCGGCGACCATCGGCATCGCCGAAGGCGCCCTTGCCGCCGCGCTGGATTATCAGCGAGAGCGGGTCAATGCCAGCGGGGTGGCGGTGAAGGACGACCCGTACGTCATGTACGCCATTGGTGAGGCCGCCGCCGACATCAATGCCGCCCGGCAGGAACTGCTCGCCAATGCCGACCGCATCTACGACATCGTCGACTCCGGACACGAGGTGTCCTTCGAGGACCGGGCCGCCGGACGGCGCACCCAGGTGCGCGCGGTATGGCGCGCGGTCTCCGCGGTCGACGAGATCTTCGCGCGCTGTGGCGGCAATGCGGCCCGGATGGACAAACCGCTGCAACGTTATTGGCGCGACGTACATGTCGGCCAGGCCCACGCCATCCATGTGCCGGGAACCATCTACCACGCGGCGGCGCTCAGTTCGCTGGGCGTCGATCCGCAGGGCCCGCTGCGAGCGATGATCTGA
- a CDS encoding NAD(P)/FAD-dependent oxidoreductase: MGAGFAGLYALHKFRSQGLSVRVFEGAPEVGGTWYFNRYPGARCDVESVDYCYSFSDELQQEWTWTEKYATQTEILAYINWVADKLDLRRDITFNTRVTNAVLDEEPLHWTVTTDADESVRARFVVMATGPLSAALTPNFTGLESFRGEVYHTAHWPHEPVDFTGKRVAVIGTGSSGVQSIPIIAEQADQLYVFQRTPNYSVPAGNRPLTADEVADIKANYTERRRMSWRSGGGSPHVAHPKLTMEATPEERRTAFEKRWELGGVLFSKTFADQMISLEANEEARKFYEEKVRAVIDDPGVADLLIPTDHPIGTKRICTDSNYFQTFNRPNVTLISVRDTPIESIDETGIATAETHFDIDALVLATGFDAMTGALAKIDIVGRSGQRLTDDWADGPRTYLGLGTDGFPNLLLVSGPGAPAVLANMVLHAEAHINWIADAIEYLDDCGYDAIEPTAEAVESWIAECAQRAEATLFTKANSWYMGANVPGKPRGFMLFIGGFGTYLDICNEVADAGYKGFDLLKAP; encoded by the coding sequence GTGGGAGCCGGATTCGCCGGCCTGTATGCCCTGCACAAGTTTCGCTCGCAGGGGCTGTCGGTGCGCGTGTTCGAGGGGGCACCCGAGGTCGGCGGCACCTGGTATTTCAACCGCTATCCGGGCGCACGGTGCGACGTCGAAAGCGTCGACTACTGCTACTCGTTCTCCGACGAGCTACAACAGGAGTGGACGTGGACCGAGAAGTACGCCACTCAGACCGAGATTCTGGCCTACATCAATTGGGTCGCCGACAAGTTGGATCTGCGCCGGGACATCACCTTCAACACCAGGGTGACGAATGCGGTTCTCGACGAGGAGCCGTTGCACTGGACGGTCACCACTGACGCTGACGAGAGCGTGCGGGCCCGCTTCGTCGTCATGGCCACGGGTCCACTCTCGGCGGCACTGACTCCGAACTTCACGGGCCTGGAGAGCTTCCGCGGGGAGGTCTACCACACGGCGCACTGGCCGCATGAGCCCGTGGATTTCACCGGCAAGCGCGTGGCCGTCATCGGCACCGGGTCCTCGGGCGTCCAATCCATACCGATCATCGCCGAGCAGGCCGACCAGCTTTACGTGTTCCAACGCACCCCGAATTACAGTGTGCCTGCGGGCAATCGGCCACTGACCGCCGACGAGGTCGCCGATATCAAAGCCAATTACACTGAACGCCGACGGATGTCGTGGCGTAGTGGCGGCGGTTCACCGCACGTTGCGCATCCGAAGCTGACGATGGAGGCCACGCCCGAGGAGCGCAGGACGGCGTTCGAGAAACGCTGGGAACTCGGCGGTGTGCTGTTCTCGAAGACGTTCGCCGATCAGATGATCTCGTTGGAGGCCAACGAGGAAGCCCGGAAGTTCTACGAAGAAAAGGTCCGCGCCGTCATCGATGATCCTGGCGTCGCGGATCTGCTCATCCCGACCGACCATCCGATCGGCACCAAGCGAATCTGCACAGATTCCAACTACTTCCAGACGTTCAATCGGCCCAACGTCACGCTGATCAGTGTGCGAGACACCCCCATCGAGTCGATCGACGAGACGGGTATCGCTACTGCGGAGACACATTTCGATATCGACGCGCTGGTGCTGGCCACCGGGTTCGACGCGATGACCGGCGCGCTGGCCAAGATCGACATCGTGGGCCGTTCGGGTCAGCGGTTGACCGACGACTGGGCCGACGGGCCTCGGACCTATCTGGGATTGGGGACCGACGGTTTTCCCAATCTGCTCCTGGTGTCGGGCCCGGGTGCGCCCGCGGTTCTGGCCAACATGGTGTTGCATGCCGAGGCACACATCAATTGGATCGCCGACGCCATCGAGTACCTCGACGACTGTGGCTATGACGCCATCGAACCGACTGCCGAGGCCGTCGAGAGTTGGATCGCAGAGTGTGCGCAACGCGCCGAGGCGACGCTGTTCACCAAAGCCAACTCCTGGTACATGGGTGCCAACGTCCCCGGTAAGCCCCGCGGCTTCATGCTCTTCATCGGTGGATTCGGGACGTATCTCGACATATGCAACGAGGTAGCCGACGCAGGCTACAAGGGATTCGACCTGCTCAAGGCACCGTAG
- a CDS encoding alpha/beta hydrolase, whose protein sequence is MTLDPQIADLIETLDSGFPPVHTMTGAQARATIRSRFVANPNPEPVARVADHQVAVSGGTVGVRVYRPSADEPLPVLVYAHGGGFVFCDLDSHDGLCRNFANLIPAVMVSVDYRLAPEHRWPTAAEDVLAVTEWAAAHASELGGDATRIAVGGDSAGGNLAAVTALMARDRGGPAIAAQLLVYPVIDADFDTESYQRFGRGYYNPRPALQWYWDQYVPDFGDRRHPYAAPLHADLSGLPPAVVVIAGHDPLRDEGIAYADALTAAGVSTTRCTFDGGIHGFMTMPMLDLARTARRDASRSLAELLHG, encoded by the coding sequence GTGACGCTCGACCCCCAGATCGCCGATCTGATCGAGACTCTCGATTCCGGCTTCCCGCCGGTGCACACGATGACCGGAGCGCAGGCCCGTGCCACGATCCGCTCCCGCTTCGTCGCGAACCCGAACCCCGAACCGGTTGCCCGCGTAGCCGACCATCAGGTCGCTGTCAGTGGTGGCACGGTCGGGGTCCGGGTGTATCGGCCCAGCGCCGACGAGCCCCTGCCGGTACTGGTGTACGCACACGGCGGCGGGTTCGTGTTCTGTGACCTCGACAGCCATGACGGCCTGTGCCGCAATTTCGCCAATCTCATTCCCGCCGTGATGGTTTCGGTCGACTATCGGCTCGCACCCGAGCATCGCTGGCCGACCGCGGCCGAAGATGTCCTTGCTGTCACCGAGTGGGCAGCCGCGCATGCTTCCGAGTTGGGTGGCGATGCCACCAGGATTGCCGTCGGAGGCGACAGCGCGGGCGGGAATCTCGCGGCGGTCACCGCATTGATGGCGCGCGACCGCGGCGGTCCCGCCATCGCCGCGCAGCTGTTGGTGTACCCGGTGATCGACGCCGACTTCGACACCGAGTCGTACCAGCGGTTCGGCCGCGGCTACTACAATCCCCGCCCTGCGCTGCAATGGTATTGGGATCAGTACGTTCCGGACTTTGGCGATCGACGGCATCCGTACGCCGCACCTCTGCACGCAGATCTAAGTGGGCTGCCGCCCGCGGTCGTCGTCATCGCCGGTCATGATCCGCTGCGCGACGAGGGCATCGCCTATGCCGACGCCCTGACCGCGGCCGGGGTATCCACCACCCGCTGCACTTTCGACGGGGGAATCCACGGTTTCATGACGATGCCCATGCTCGACCTCGCCCGCACCGCGCGCCGCGACGCCAGCCGCTCGCTCGCTGAGTTGCTTCATGGCTGA
- a CDS encoding IclR family transcriptional regulator translates to MTMAVEKAGETPSAVIDRISLVLDAFDGPGRLTLAQIVRRTGLPRSSAHRMLERLVALRWLRREGRDYELGMRLVELGSLALHQDRIHRAAIPVLRDLHRATGLVVHLAVLDGSDVVYLEKIGDQLGAAVPTRVGGRQPAHCTAVGKAILAENGITDVDLSGRKTRFSIASAPQLAAELARVRAHGVAFEREESLPGFGCVAAPIGPAGRAVAAVSVCGPMNRMAFDNRLVAPVRMTAMAIWRSAEDGPERVAPTLQPLRPLRGGPVPRTLQPA, encoded by the coding sequence ATGACAATGGCTGTCGAGAAGGCGGGCGAGACGCCGAGTGCCGTCATCGACCGGATTTCGCTGGTCCTGGATGCATTCGACGGGCCGGGGCGGCTGACTCTGGCCCAGATCGTGCGACGCACGGGACTTCCGCGGTCGTCGGCACACCGGATGCTCGAGCGCCTCGTCGCACTGCGGTGGCTGAGGCGGGAGGGCCGCGACTACGAACTGGGCATGCGCCTGGTCGAACTGGGATCACTCGCGCTGCATCAGGACCGGATCCATCGGGCCGCCATCCCCGTGCTGCGCGACCTGCACCGGGCGACCGGGCTGGTGGTGCACCTGGCCGTCCTCGACGGCTCCGACGTGGTGTACCTGGAGAAGATCGGTGACCAGCTGGGCGCCGCGGTCCCCACGCGCGTCGGTGGGCGTCAGCCGGCGCACTGCACGGCCGTCGGCAAAGCGATCCTGGCGGAGAACGGCATCACCGACGTCGACCTGTCCGGCCGCAAGACACGATTCTCGATCGCGTCGGCCCCCCAACTGGCTGCCGAGCTGGCCAGGGTCCGCGCGCACGGCGTTGCCTTCGAACGTGAAGAATCACTGCCGGGCTTCGGTTGCGTGGCCGCCCCCATCGGCCCCGCCGGACGAGCCGTCGCAGCGGTCTCGGTGTGCGGGCCGATGAATCGGATGGCGTTCGACAATCGTCTGGTGGCACCGGTGAGAATGACAGCCATGGCTATCTGGCGCAGTGCCGAAGACGGTCCCGAGCGAGTCGCGCCCACCCTGCAACCGCTTCGCCCGCTGCGCGGTGGTCCTGTTCCACGCACCCTTCAGCCGGCGTGA